In Haematobia irritans isolate KBUSLIRL chromosome 1, ASM5000362v1, whole genome shotgun sequence, a genomic segment contains:
- the LOC142219668 gene encoding uncharacterized protein LOC142219668 produces MDMSNNQSLTKNISVIRKNDESSQCNESDDNDPILDATKPIDDGQDQLMPNIDSKSINVESQIPLMGNLENASLENLSVPPITKPRPRRTVTYKKPIDKIIAIDRVHNGETKASVSRSIGVPESTIRGWCKNEKKIRAMCGVEDGVNEDLRNVSNTFLTYGKFMPAEIQALYNFPSAVNLFGSSCGQIPLENDPLLFASYLEDISAFNDVIQGLQHIHFDDSPSACAKLDIALNPNSILFSSTASLLNREYGQLHMTQNNYMQVLLARLFENSQGSN; encoded by the coding sequence ATGGATATGTCAAACAATCAgtcactcacgaaaaatatctccGTCATAAGGAAAAACGATGAATCTTCTCAATGTAATGAGTCTGATGATAATGATCCAATATTGGATGCAACAAAACCAATTGATGATGGCCAAGATCAATTGATGCCAAACATCGATTCCAAGTCAATTAATGTAGAAagtcaaattcccttaatgggcAATTTAGAGAATGCTTCCTTGGAGAATCTTTCTGTCCCACCCATAACTAAACCACGACCTAGACGTACGGTAACATATAAGAAACCCATTGATAAAATTATAGCCATTGATCGTGTACATAATGGTGAAACTAAAGCTTCAGTTTCCCGATCAATTGGAGTACCAGAATCCACCATAAGAGGATGGTGTAAAAACGAGAAAAAGATTAGAGCCATGTGTGGTGTGGAAGATGGTGTTAATGAAGACTTGCGGAATGTTAGCAATACATTCCTTACCTATGGGAAATTTATGCCTGCCGAAATTCAAGCACTTTATAATTTTCCATCAGCAGTTAATTTATTTGGTAGTAGTTGTGGTCAAATACCTTTGGAAAATGATCCATTATTGTTTGCCTCCTATTTGGAGGATATATCAGCTTTCAATGATGTCATCCAAGGACTTCAACATATACACTTTGATGATTCACCTTCTGCATGTGCCAAATTAGATATAGCATTAAATCcaaattccattttattttcctCTACTGCCAGTCTTTTGAATCGGGAATATGGACAGCTGCACATGACTCAAAATAATTATATGCAAGTTTTACTAGCTCGATTATTTGAAAATTCACAAGGCTCCAATTAA